From Acipenser ruthenus chromosome 23, fAciRut3.2 maternal haplotype, whole genome shotgun sequence, the proteins below share one genomic window:
- the LOC131699634 gene encoding transmembrane O-methyltransferase homolog, producing MWMSVVALPLLPVIATLVFHYRERVGALCRSVFHRRKMSSFAQRSLERRTHSFVLMNSTHGQPESVLQTFECYSQTQPTCSIGQEKGEFLDSAVSRAAPLQALELGTHCGYSAIRILRLLPASGKLYTVEQDPDTAEVGEEMILVAGFKHSQFQLLVSPSCTAIPQLQLQFGVQSLDLVFMDHDVAEYLPDLRALEEGGLLTKGCIIVVNNTHLPGAKEFLRYIHNSSHYSVCFQALGMQEIRYQAANTTEELTVTLSYQMVT from the exons ATGTGGATGTCGGTTGTTGCACTGCCCTTGCTCCCTGTGATTGCCACACTGGTGTTCCATTACCGGGAGCGGGTGGGAGCACTGTGTCGGAGCGTGTTCCACAGGAGGAAGATGAGCAGCTTCGCACAGAGATCATTAGAGAGGCGCACACACAGCTTCGTCCTGATGAACTCCACCCACGGGCAGCCGGAGAGCGTGCTGCAGACCTTTGAGTGCTATTCTCAAACACAGCCCACCTGCAGCATTGGGCAAGAGAAAG GGGAGTTTTTGGACAGCGCAGTGAGCAGGGCTGCCCCTCTGCAGGCTCTGGAGCTGGGCACGCACTGCGGGTACTCTGCTATCCGCATTCTCAGGCTCCTGCCCGCATCGGGGAAGCTGTACACCGTGGAACAGGACCCGGACACAGCCGAGGTGGGAGAGGAGATGATCCTGGTGGCTGGATTCAAACACTCACAG ttccagctgctgGTCTCCCCGTCATGTACAGCCATTCCCCAGCTGCAGCTCCAGTTTGGGGTGCAGAGCCTGGACCTGGTTTTCATGGACCACGATGTGGCCGAGTACCTGCCTGACCTGCGGGCCCTGGAAGAGGGCGGACTCCTAACCAAGGGTTGCATCATCGTGGTCAATAACACCCACCTTCCAGGAGCCAAGGAGTTCCTGCGCTACATTCACAACAGCTCCcattactctgtgtgcttccagGCACTGGGCATGCAGGAGATCCGCTACCAGGCAGCAAACACCACAGAAGAGCTTACTGTTACACTGTCATATCAAATGGTTACTTAA